One window of the Hyla sarda isolate aHylSar1 unplaced genomic scaffold, aHylSar1.hap1 scaffold_2474, whole genome shotgun sequence genome contains the following:
- the LOC130323363 gene encoding gastrula zinc finger protein XlCGF53.1-like has protein sequence MERDRNKMADRIINLTLQILFLLTGEDYTVVKKSSSGRCRAPVCEGWGRTLSPIPGPPPHSLIHEEMDEQKILELINKMMELLTGEVPIRCQDVAVYFSMEEWEYVEGHKDQYKDQVMMEDQQPLTSPVRSSKRTAPERCPRPLLPQDDQGEDLNNINATDIKEEETDASSDEQYKENISTGKDVIYINATDIKEEETDLSRDEQNEKEIPTGNCPEGVV, from the exons atggagagagacaggaacaagatggccgacaggatcataaacctcaccctacagatactcttcctgcttactggagag gattacacagtagtgaagaagtcctctagtgggcgctgtcgggcccctgtgtgtgaaggatggggaagaaccctgagcccaatcccggggcccccacctcactccctgatacatgaggaaatggatgaacagaagatcctagaactcatcaacaagatgatggagctgctgactggagag gttcctataaggtgtcaggacgtggcggtctatttctccatggaggagtgggagtatgtagaaggacacaaggatcagtacaaggatcaggtcatgatggaggatcagcagcccctcacatcaccag tcagatccagtaagagaacagcaccagagaggtgtccccgtcctcttcttccacaggatgatcag GgagaagatctgaacaatattaatgctacagacataaaggaagaagagacagatgcaagcagtgatgagcagtataaggagaacatttctacagggaaagatgtgatctatattaatgctacagacataaaggaagaagagacagatttgAGCCGTGATGAGCAGAATGAGAAGGAAATTCCTACAGGGAActgcccag